A region from the Acyrthosiphon pisum isolate AL4f chromosome A1, pea_aphid_22Mar2018_4r6ur, whole genome shotgun sequence genome encodes:
- the LOC100168423 gene encoding neurobeachin-like protein 1 — protein MRLKLCPNYHFDNHQNASNLRDNAGGGIKCMMDCPEIPPCMPQVAVRSLVEEDGEMLPDEDIASYKMNYPEEDNERKEKLVISVDCQLVTLMSVIKGRLVISTTHAYFHDLTPITEDCDRHDFKWSMTKLRDVYLRRYNLRRSALEFFLMDQSNYFLNFTTKIRLKVLTSIYSVHPPNFSFNSSRHPQDLLRKSGCTQKWVNREISNFEYLMQLNTIAGRTYNDLSQYPVFPWVLADYKSEELDLNDPKTFRDLSRPVGVVNPNNEADVQAKYRNFEDPNGVIGKFHYGTHYSNSAGVLHYLVRVEPFTSLHIELQSGRFDVADRQFHSIAQTWKLLMDTPNDVKELIPEFFFFPEFLKNMNKFDLGRLQSSKVRIGDVILPPWADSPEDFIYKHRKALESEYVSNHLHEWIDLIFGYKQKGQAAVDAMNVFYYCSYEGAVDLDAIVDPIEREAVEGMINNFGQTPSQLLKEPHPLRLPLDKALEKMMKSDHKKPDLTMMLSELSTFYVEITDNKHPMVFLSPPRSGTKGLLQTFMTDDTLVTVCDNSLIGRHSWLPYDRHSNKGFTLEVDQSHILLKGKKDPNAYPMRSSSYHPSVEMNSHLFAVSHDAKYLFTAGHWDYSVKTFSFSKNKYVSSVIRHFDVVTCLALDSCGWYMISGSRDCTSVVWDVSNANNTNPKPFQTLLGHDLPVTCVAIATELDMAVSGSQDGTVNVYSIHQGLLVHCLTPLGCVSPPSIITFVAISFQGHIAFSSKDKKNHSVHVFSCNGDNLGSKYVAAQVTGITTIGDCLVVVDDAGDLTLSRLLGLHPVYDVPLHVPIQTVVATPGNTHLLAPLRDGKIVVIGLPNSNNN, from the exons ATGCGGCTCAAACTTTGTCCCAACTATCATTTTGACAACCATCAGAATGCTAGTAATTTGAGAGACAACGCCG GGGGTGGTATTAAATGTATGATGGATTGTCCGGAAATACCGCCTTGCATGCCACAAGTGGCCGTTCGAAGTTTGGTAGAGGAGGACGGTGAAATGTTACCCGATGAAGATATAGCTtcatataaaatgaattatccaga GGAGGACAATGAACGAAAAGAAAAGTTGGTTATATCAGTTGACTGTCAATTAGTAACTTTGATGAGTGTAATAAAAGGACGATTAGTCATATCGACAACGCATGCGTACTTCCATGACTTAACCCCGATCACGGAGGATTGTGATAGACATGACTTTAAG TGGTCTATGACAAAACTGAGAGACGTATATTTACGACGATACAATCTGCGAAGAAGCGCTTTGGAATTTTTCCTAATGgatcaatcaaattattttctaaactttACAACAAAG attCGTTTGAAAGTGTTGACTTCGATTTATAGCGTGCATCCacctaatttttcatttaacagCAGTCGACACCCACAAGACCTTTTACGAAAATCTGGTTGTACTCAGAAGTGGGTTAATAGAGAAATttcaaactttgaatatttaatgcaa CTGAATACCATAGCAGGACGCACTTACAATGATCTGTCACAATACCCAGTATTCCCGTGGGTGCTAGCTGATTATAAATCTGAAGAACTAGATTTGAACGATCCAAAAACATTCAGAGACCTATCTCGACCAGTGGGCGTTGTGAATCCTAACAATGAGGCTGACGTACAAGCCAAGTACAGAAACTTTGAGGACCCAAATGGAGTTATCGGGAAATTTCATTATGGTACACACTATTCAAATTCTGCCGGTGTTCTTCATTATTTGGTTAGGGTTGAACCGTTTACTTCTCTGCATATCGAGCTTCAAAGCGGAag attcgaTGTGGCTGATCGTCAGTTCCATTCCATAGCGCAAACTTGGAAGCTTTTAATGGATACGCCGAATGATGTCAAAGAACTGATCCCggaatttttctttttccccgaattcttaaaaaatatgaacaa ATTTGATTTGGGTCGCTTACAATCATCTAAAGTAAGGATCGGTGATGTTATTCTTCCTCCTTGGGCGGACAGTCCCGAAGACTTTATATACAAACACCGAAAGGCTTTAGAATCTGAATATGTGTCGAATCATCTTCACGAGTGGATCGATTTAATATTCGGATACAAGCAAAAAGGTCAAGCTGCAGTAGATGCTATGAACGTTTTCTATTACTGCAG TTACGAGGGAGCCGTTGATCTAGACGCGATTGTCGATCCCATAGAAAGAGAAGCCGTAGAAGGTATGATCAATAACTTTGGACAAACCCCGAGTCAATTGCTAAAAGAACCTCACCCACTAAGACTACCATTGGACAAGGCGTTAGAAAAAATGATGAAATCGGACCACAAAAAACCAGATCTTACAATGATGCTGTCAGAGTTGTCCACGTTTTACGTTgag ATAACAGACAATAAACACCCAATGGTATTTTTGAGTCCACCTCGGTCAGGGACTAAAGGTTTATTACAGACGTTCATGACTGACGATACATTGGTAACAGTGTGTGATAACTCTTTGATAGGCAGGCACTCGTGGTTGCCATACGACAGACATTCCAATAAGGGATTCACGCTTGAAGTGGACCAATCACACATTTTGctcaa GGGCAAAAAAGACCCAAACGCGTATCCAATGAGATCGTCCTCGTACCATCCGTCCGTAGAAATGAACAGTCACCTGTTTGCCGTGTCGCACGACGCCAAATATTTGTTCACCGCTGGTCATTGGGACTATAGCGTGAAAACGTTCAGTTTCTCGAAAAACAAATACGTGTCGTCTGTCATAAGACACTTTG acGTTGTGACGTGCTTGGCACTAGACTCATGCGGGTGGTACATGATAAGTGGCTCAAGGGATTGTACCTCGGTCGTGTGGGACGTTTCAAATGCCAACAACACAAATCCTAAGCCGTTCCAAACTCTTCTCGGCCATGATTTGCCCGTCACCTGTGTGGCAATTGCTACGGAACTGGATATGGCCGTGTCTGGTTCACAAGATGGCACCGTTAATGTGTACAGCATACACCAAGGGCTTTTGGTTCACTGTCTCACCCCTCTGGGATGTGTTTCCCCTCCGTCCATCATTACATTTGTGGCAATTTCATTTCAAGGACATATCGCTTTTTCGTCCAAAGATAAA aaaaaccATTCCGTCCATGTATTCAGCTGCAATGGTGACAATTTAGGTTCAAAATACGTTGCTGCTCAAGTGACTGGTATTACAACTATAGGCGACTGTTTAGTGGTGGTCGACGATGCAGGAGATCTAACGCTAAGCAGACTTTTAGG TCTGCATCCGGTCTATGACGTCCCTCTACACGTTCCAATCCAAACGGTGGTGGCAACGCCAGGTAACACGCACCTGTTGGCGCCGCTGAGGGACGGAAAGATCGTCGTAATCGGATTGCCAAATTCAAACAACAATTGA